The Sinorhizobium fredii genome contains the following window.
ACGGCGGAAACGGTCTGATGGTCGATATCGGCGATGCCGACGGCTTCGCGCGCGCGATCGAGCGGATTGCCAACGACCGCAGCCTGGGTACTGCGCTCGCCGAACGAGGACACGAGACGCTGGTCGGCCAGTTCTCCAGGGAAGCGATCACCGACGCCTATCTGAGGCTGTTCGCTTCGAAGCAGTAAGCTTCAGCGCATCAACCCGTCGTAGACTGCACCGATCGCCCGAGCTTCGCCCTCGATGGCGAAATCCCTGGAACTCCGCGCCAGGCCGTTTGCACCGGCAGCCGCAAGCCGCGCCGGGTCGTCCATGAAGGCGGCGGCTCCATCGACCATCGCTTCGAGATTTGCGGCTGGGATGATCAGCCCGGTCTCGTCCGGTCCTTCCGCGATCAATTCGGAAAAGGCGCCGACGTCGCTAGCCACGACCGGCACGCCGCTCGCCATCGCCTCCAGCGGCGTCAGGCCGAAGCCTTCCCAGCGCTGCGGTGCGACGAAGAGGTCAAGCGCACGGTACCAATCGGGAATATTGGTGTGCTCGCCGACGAATAGAATGCGGTCGGCGAGCCCCGCCTTGGCAACGCGCTCCTTCAATTCGACCTCGAAGGCGAGGTGAGGGCCTGTGGCGCGCCCGGCAACGATCGCGCCCCATTCCGGTCGGCCGGGCAGAAGCGCGATCATGCTGTCAACGAAAAGGTCGGTTCCCTTCTGGTGGCGGACACGGCCGAAGCAGCCGGCATATTTCCGGGAGGGGTCGAGATTGAGCGTTTTTTTCGTAGCCGCCTTGTCGACCGGCGGGTGGAAGCGGTTCGTGTCGATCCCGTGCAGGATGACCGTGCTCGGAACCTCCAGATAAGCGGCGGTTTTCGAGCTTGTGGAGATTACCGCGTCCATCCGGCGGATCAGGAACTTGCTCCATCCGGTATGCCGCCGCTGCGAGGCAGAGGTGAAGACGATGCGGAGCTTCATCCGCAGCAGGTCGCGCAGGAGGATTGCCGGCAGCATCTCGACGTTGCGGCGCGCATGCCAGACGCGGCAGCGGCGGCCCGGCGGCTTCTGCCAGAGATGGATCAGGTCGCGATACCGGACCGACGGCAAACTCTTGGGGAGCCCGGGACCAAGGACCGCGATCTTTTGCCCAAGCTTGCGCTGGACGGGAACGAGCTGGATGATCGTCGAAGTGACGCCGGAGAGACGGCGCTTGAAGTTGGGCGCAATAACCTCGATGTCCCGGATATCGGCCACGTAAGCGCTCTCCTTGCGCCGCTTGCAATCAGGTGTCGGGGGAAGAGGGGCCGAACGAATGCCGCGCGCCGTGCGGAGTGGGTGAGGCCCTGGTCATGCCCCGCCGCCTTTCCGTGTTCGGCTGCTGGATTCGGGCGATCAGCCCCACTGAACGGCGAGGATTTCGTAGGCCTTGGAACCACCGGGGGCGTTCACTTCGATCGAATCGCCAACCTCCTTGCCAATCAATGCGCGGGCGATCGGAGAAGAGATAGAAATGCGGCCGGCCTTGACGTCGGCTTCCTGGTCGCCAACGATCTGATAGGTCTTTTCTTCCTCGGTGTCCTCGTCGACGAGCTTCACCCGCGCGCCGAACTTGATTTTCGAGCCGGACATTTTCGAAAGGTCGATGACCTCCGCCCTGGCGATCAGGTCCTCGAGCTCGGAGACACGGCCCTCATTGTGGCTCTGGGCCTCCTTGGCGGCATGGTATTCGGCATTTTCCGACAAGTCCCCATGGGCGCGCGCTTCGGCGATCGCCTCGATGATTCGCGGGCGTTCTTCCTGCTGGCGCCAGCGCAGCTCCTCCTGCAGATTCGCGAATCCACCCTGGGTCATCGGAACTTTGTCGACCATTTCATCGTCCTTTATCAAGCGCGCGGCGCCGCCTCCCGGCGGCGCCGACGCAAAAGAAAACGGTCCCCGGAGCCGAAGCACCGGAACCGTCCGAAACATCCGAACCGTTCTTATAACAGAAACGGAAGCGCGAAAGCCAGATTTTTCGAGACGCTCCGCGCCGGGGCGAAGGCTGTGTCCAACCTCGAGATCTTCAAAAAATAGCCTTCAGTACAAAAAGCCGCTTTACCTCAACAGCACTTCAGGTTGTATCAGTCCAGGTTCCATGAACAAGCGATCGGAACCAACCATGAGTCTACTCGAAGAGAAGCCAAGGACCTCCAGCGTGACGAAGCACAGGCCAGGCGAGGGACGCTGGAGCGAGTTGCTGAAGAGAGATCATCTTGCTGCAACCGTGACCCTGTGCCTTGGCGTCGCGCTCTTTGCCTTCAACGAGTTCTTTATTTCGACGGCCTTGCCTACGGCGGTCGAGGAATTCGGCGGGGCGGCCTTGCTGTCCTGGGCCTTCACGCTCTATCTGGTTTTCGCCATCATCGGCGGCGCCCTGGCGGCCAATCTGAAAGCCAGGTTCGGCGCGCGCAGCACGCTGATCGCTGCCGCGCTGGTCTTCGCCGCCGGCACGGTGATCGCGACCGTCGCGACCGGCATGCCTCAAGTGCTCGCCGGCAGGTTGCTGCAGGGGCTCGGCGAAGGAATCATTGCCGGGGTTTGCTATGCACTCATCCCCGAGCTTTTCCCGCCGCGCCTCGTTCCCAAGGTTTTCGGGGCAGAAGCGATCGTCTGGGCGTCGGCCGCCTTTGCCGGTCCGCTGATCTCCGGACTGCTCACGGAATATTGGTCGTGGCGGGCCGCCTTCTTCGTCAACATACCGGCCGTCGCCGTCTTCATAGCGCTCGTCATTGCGATCGTCGGCCAGCCGAAGCGAGGTGGCGGCGATGTCGGCGCCGTGCCTTTGCTGCGACTCTTCGCATTCGGGCTCGGCATTTTGTTGATCTCGCTCTCGAGTACGGCAAGCAGTGCCTATGTGACGGCGGCTTTGCTGGTGATCGCACTCGCCGTCTTCATCACCGCGATCCGATCCGACCGCAGATCGCCGAACTCCATTCTGCCGTCCTGCGCTTTCGCGAACCGAAGCGCGCTTGGCAGCGGTCTCTGGATTATCCTGTTGATGCCGCTCGCCCAGGC
Protein-coding sequences here:
- a CDS encoding glycosyltransferase family 4 protein yields the protein MADIRDIEVIAPNFKRRLSGVTSTIIQLVPVQRKLGQKIAVLGPGLPKSLPSVRYRDLIHLWQKPPGRRCRVWHARRNVEMLPAILLRDLLRMKLRIVFTSASQRRHTGWSKFLIRRMDAVISTSSKTAAYLEVPSTVILHGIDTNRFHPPVDKAATKKTLNLDPSRKYAGCFGRVRHQKGTDLFVDSMIALLPGRPEWGAIVAGRATGPHLAFEVELKERVAKAGLADRILFVGEHTNIPDWYRALDLFVAPQRWEGFGLTPLEAMASGVPVVASDVGAFSELIAEGPDETGLIIPAANLEAMVDGAAAFMDDPARLAAAGANGLARSSRDFAIEGEARAIGAVYDGLMR
- the greA gene encoding transcription elongation factor GreA, whose protein sequence is MVDKVPMTQGGFANLQEELRWRQQEERPRIIEAIAEARAHGDLSENAEYHAAKEAQSHNEGRVSELEDLIARAEVIDLSKMSGSKIKFGARVKLVDEDTEEEKTYQIVGDQEADVKAGRISISSPIARALIGKEVGDSIEVNAPGGSKAYEILAVQWG
- a CDS encoding MFS transporter, with the translated sequence MSLLEEKPRTSSVTKHRPGEGRWSELLKRDHLAATVTLCLGVALFAFNEFFISTALPTAVEEFGGAALLSWAFTLYLVFAIIGGALAANLKARFGARSTLIAAALVFAAGTVIATVATGMPQVLAGRLLQGLGEGIIAGVCYALIPELFPPRLVPKVFGAEAIVWASAAFAGPLISGLLTEYWSWRAAFFVNIPAVAVFIALVIAIVGQPKRGGGDVGAVPLLRLFAFGLGILLISLSSTASSAYVTAALLVIALAVFITAIRSDRRSPNSILPSCAFANRSALGSGLWIILLMPLAQASGSVYLVYSLQQLWDFRPTAAGFSSALMAMSWSVTAILVASLPSHAIRVRLMWTGPLILGLGLVGLTLAVWSDEHRLVFIGQAAIGAGFGISWGTLSQFLMDISSKEERDKTSALLPTLQSAGYAIGAALFGVTANAFGFDEGASDYVLAMSLLAVFALACVIAVASVFFAFRTLRLTRQGAAW